In Persephonella sp. IF05-L8, the following are encoded in one genomic region:
- a CDS encoding prepilin-type N-terminal cleavage/methylation domain-containing protein yields MKKNSQKGFTLVELAIVLVIIGIILGAVIKGQDLIQNARAKKVTAKFKEWEITQWNFYDRKGRFAGDQNNSGLIGDDNNDDVKTDLINANFINPPYEGTTNNETNTITVGSYKYYVFFGNDGTKNIMVLCKAQDCGTAFGGDDLVFVDAIDVSFDNVADGERGNVICAGTPDNVSSTTWIATYNNAPTGSACNGSNALIYYFDSKRQ; encoded by the coding sequence ATGAAAAAAAATTCACAAAAAGGTTTTACTTTGGTTGAACTGGCTATTGTACTGGTCATTATAGGTATTATCCTGGGAGCTGTAATCAAAGGTCAGGACTTAATTCAGAATGCAAGGGCTAAAAAAGTTACAGCAAAATTTAAGGAGTGGGAAATAACACAGTGGAATTTCTATGATAGAAAAGGAAGATTTGCAGGAGATCAAAATAATAGTGGTCTAATCGGAGATGATAATAATGATGATGTTAAAACAGATTTGATAAATGCAAATTTTATAAATCCTCCCTATGAAGGTACTACCAATAACGAAACCAACACAATAACCGTAGGCTCTTATAAGTATTATGTATTTTTTGGAAATGATGGCACCAAAAATATAATGGTTTTATGTAAGGCTCAGGATTGTGGTACGGCTTTTGGAGGAGATGACCTTGTTTTTGTAGATGCAATAGATGTATCCTTTGATAATGTAGCCGATGGCGAACGAGGTAATGTGATTTGTGCAGGTACACCTGACAATGTTAGTTCTACCACATGGATTGCAACATATAACAATGCACCAACAGGAAGCGCATGTAATGGTTCCAATGCACTTATCTATTATTTTGATTCCAAAAGACAGTAA